The following coding sequences are from one Bufo bufo chromosome 2, aBufBuf1.1, whole genome shotgun sequence window:
- the PSMB5 gene encoding proteasome subunit beta type-5, producing MALASVVSSEGSLWNRARDVPASCGLQTEGLSFQVVPGLGQGTAEPGIEFLHGTTTLAFKFRHGVIVAVDSRATAGAYIASQTVKKIIEINPYLLGTMAGGAADCSFWERLLARQCRIYELRNKERISVAAASKLLANMVYQYKGMGLSMGTMICGWDKRGPGLYYVDSEGNRVSGSVFSVGSGSMYAYGVLDRGYNYELEAEEAQELARRAIYQATYRDAYSGGVVNLYHVKEDGWLRVSQDDVAELHEKYKGMTDS from the exons ATGGCGCTTGCTAGTGTTGTGAGTTCTGAGGGCTCTTTGTGGAACCGGGCCCGGGATGTCCCCGCCAGCTGCGGCCTGCAGACCGAGGGGCTCAGCTTCCAGGTCGTCCCTGGACTCGGGCAGGGAACAGCTGAACCCGGGATTGAGTTTCTGCACGGAACAACCACTCTGGCCTTCAAG TTCCGTCATGGAGTAATTGTCGCTGTTGACTCCAGAGCTACAGCTGGCGCTTACATCGCCTCACAGACCGTGAAGAAAATCATTGAGATCAACCCCTACCTGTTGGGCACCATGGCAGGTGGTGCTGCTGACTGTAGTTTCTGGGAGAGGCTCCTTGCCCGTCAGTGTCGCATTTATGAACTTAGGAACAAGGAACGTATATCTGTCGCTGCAGCTTCCAAGCTCCTAGCTAATATGGTATACCAATACAAGGGCATGGGGCTGTCTATGGGAACcatgatctgtggatgggacaagAGAGGACCAG GTCTTTATTATGTGGACAGCGAAGGAAACCGCGTGTCAGGTTCAGTCTTCTCAGTGGGGTCAGGCTCTATGTATGCTTATGGAGTGTTGGATAGAGGATACAACTATGAGCTAGAAGCAGAGGAAGCCCAAGAACTGGCACGGCGCGCCATTTACCAGGCGACATATCGTGATGCTTACTCAGGTGGAGTGGTGAATCTCTACCACGTGAAAGAAGATGGATGGCTGCGGGTATCACAAGACGATGTGGCTGAGCTCCATGAAAAGTACAAGGGGATGACTGACTCTTAA